From the genome of Bacteroidales bacterium, one region includes:
- a CDS encoding C40 family peptidase — MSSDNQAKKIIICSVSALPLRREPYEQSEMVSQILYGEEVEILSAQDNWLNIRILYDDYEGWIDKKCVEKISVGANNTKLISDKLFEKHTINNKLVWLPAGAEYYTEKEQVKTETKQPTIQSIIKTAEMFLGVPYLWGGRSAFGCDCSGFVQTVFKINNIKLPRDAYMQVEYGETINFFDMIKPADLVFFGDIEKITHVGIALEDNKIIHSSGSVRIDSLNHQGIYNNDIKSYTHHLRIIKRLNI, encoded by the coding sequence ATGTCTAGCGATAATCAAGCAAAAAAAATAATCATATGCTCTGTATCTGCTTTACCACTTCGTAGAGAACCTTATGAACAATCAGAAATGGTTTCACAAATACTTTACGGAGAAGAGGTTGAAATATTATCAGCACAAGATAATTGGCTCAACATAAGGATTTTATACGATGATTATGAAGGCTGGATTGATAAAAAATGTGTAGAAAAGATATCTGTTGGAGCCAACAATACGAAACTTATTTCTGATAAACTTTTTGAAAAACATACCATTAATAATAAGCTTGTATGGCTTCCTGCAGGAGCTGAATATTATACAGAAAAAGAACAAGTAAAAACAGAAACGAAACAGCCAACAATTCAAAGTATTATAAAAACAGCTGAAATGTTTTTAGGTGTTCCTTACCTGTGGGGCGGTCGCTCGGCGTTTGGTTGCGATTGTTCAGGTTTTGTTCAAACTGTGTTCAAAATCAACAATATTAAACTCCCTCGCGATGCATATATGCAAGTTGAATATGGCGAAACTATAAACTTTTTTGATATGATAAAACCCGCTGATTTGGTTTTCTTTGGCGACATTGAAAAAATAACTCACGTTGGCATTGCCCTAGAAGACAACAAGATTATACACTCATCGGGCAGCGTTAGAATTGACTCTCTAAATCATCAAGGTATATATAATAACGATATAAAGAGCTACACACACCACTTAAGAATCATAAAACGATTGAATATCTAA
- the rpmI gene encoding 50S ribosomal protein L35: protein MPKVKTNPGAKKRFALTGTGKIKRKHAYKSHILTKKTIKRKRRLTNTSLVSKSDTNNILKCLGLK from the coding sequence ATGCCTAAGGTAAAAACAAATCCCGGAGCAAAAAAACGATTTGCATTAACAGGAACGGGAAAAATTAAACGCAAACATGCGTACAAAAGTCACATTTTAACAAAGAAAACTATCAAGAGAAAACGTCGATTAACAAATACATCACTGGTATCAAAATCTGACACAAACAACATCTTGAAATGTTTAGGTTTAAAGTAA
- a CDS encoding NUDIX hydrolase, producing the protein MAFTYQYPRPAVTADIVLIDKNDCNLSVLLIQRKNPPYQNQWAFPGGFMEMNETLIETAHRELFEETGVKNVKLTQFKTYDAIDRDPRHRTISTVFIGYFNKTSLVSAGDDALNAKWFSINEIPPLAFDHALILKDILSYISQS; encoded by the coding sequence ATGGCTTTTACATACCAATACCCCAGACCGGCAGTCACTGCCGATATTGTTTTGATTGACAAAAATGATTGCAACCTCTCTGTTCTGCTTATTCAAAGAAAAAATCCCCCCTATCAAAATCAGTGGGCATTTCCAGGAGGATTTATGGAAATGAACGAAACACTAATCGAAACAGCACATCGCGAACTGTTTGAAGAGACAGGTGTAAAAAATGTTAAATTAACACAATTCAAAACTTACGATGCAATTGACCGCGATCCTCGTCATAGAACAATTTCAACTGTATTTATTGGATATTTCAACAAAACCAGCCTTGTTTCTGCAGGAGACGATGCATTGAATGCTAAATGGTTCTCTATTAATGAAATACCTCCCTTAGCTTTCGATCATGCTTTAATCTTAAAAGATATCTTGTCATATATTTCTCAAAGCTAA
- a CDS encoding DUF721 domain-containing protein gives MRKQKVTNLGQAIDEWITENNSKSKLNETSIINNWSDFVGEHMAKSTKGLRISNGVLFVKITSGIVKQELQIIRTPLKNKINKKYGFEILKDIRLDL, from the coding sequence ATGAGAAAACAGAAAGTAACTAACTTAGGACAAGCAATTGATGAGTGGATAACCGAAAACAACTCCAAAAGCAAGTTAAATGAAACGTCTATCATTAATAATTGGAGTGATTTTGTCGGTGAGCACATGGCAAAAAGCACAAAAGGTCTTAGAATATCCAACGGCGTTCTATTTGTAAAAATAACATCGGGAATTGTCAAACAAGAACTCCAGATTATTAGAACGCCACTGAAAAATAAAATCAATAAAAAATATGGTTTTGAAATTTTGAAAGATATTAGGCTCGATTTATAA
- a CDS encoding nucleoid-associated protein, whose protein sequence is MIDFRNVSLEKFVIHQVGSRFDSSSLLLSESELVIHDSELKQVLLTYFLSSFKPGAFYEFDISGIGENHNMYKYCKAIFNNPEEFKTNSDLITKWLHTTSQHPNIKTGELYIALFKNCSIDGQEVDCLGVFKSENKDVFLKVYQNDQQFVAEHDQGINIRKLDKGCLIFNVYEESGYKIAIVDKVNKSAEAQYWRTDFLNLNQIADGYYQTENFMQVCQQFGNEVLTEENNVEKAQQIAFLQRSDDYFKNSKLFDNEDFTKKVIGQNEAIEVFEDYKKQFADNYGVEFADSFVVSKPALSKSRRYFRPVIKLDRNFHLYVHGDPEKIERGYDNNKQMNYYKLFFNEET, encoded by the coding sequence ATGATCGACTTTAGAAATGTTTCGTTAGAAAAATTTGTTATACATCAGGTCGGTAGTAGATTTGATTCATCATCTTTGCTACTTTCAGAGAGTGAATTGGTTATACATGACAGTGAGCTAAAACAAGTGCTCCTAACCTACTTCCTCTCATCGTTTAAACCAGGTGCATTCTACGAGTTTGATATTAGTGGCATTGGAGAAAATCATAATATGTACAAATATTGTAAAGCAATATTTAATAATCCTGAAGAGTTTAAAACAAATAGTGACCTAATAACCAAATGGTTGCACACAACATCACAACATCCTAATATAAAAACCGGAGAGCTTTATATAGCCCTTTTTAAAAACTGTAGTATTGATGGACAAGAGGTCGATTGCCTAGGAGTTTTTAAAAGTGAAAACAAAGATGTTTTCTTAAAAGTATATCAAAATGACCAACAATTTGTTGCCGAACATGATCAAGGAATAAATATTCGTAAATTAGATAAGGGTTGCCTTATTTTCAACGTGTACGAAGAGAGTGGCTATAAAATTGCTATTGTAGATAAGGTTAACAAAAGTGCTGAAGCGCAATATTGGCGCACCGATTTTCTTAACCTAAACCAAATCGCAGATGGATATTATCAAACTGAAAATTTTATGCAAGTTTGCCAACAGTTTGGTAATGAAGTTCTGACAGAAGAAAACAACGTTGAAAAGGCACAACAAATTGCATTTTTACAACGTAGTGACGATTATTTTAAAAACTCAAAACTATTTGATAACGAAGATTTTACAAAAAAAGTAATTGGACAAAATGAAGCTATTGAAGTCTTTGAAGATTACAAAAAACAGTTTGCCGATAATTATGGTGTAGAATTTGCAGACAGTTTCGTCGTTTCTAAACCTGCACTGTCAAAAAGCAGAAGATATTTCAGACCAGTTATCAAGCTGGATAGAAATTTTCATCTTTATGTGCATGGAGACCCTGAAAAAATAGAGCGAGGATACGATAACAACAAACAAATGAATTATTATAAACTCTTCTTTAACGAAGAAACATAA
- the thrS gene encoding threonine--tRNA ligase yields MIKITLPDNSVREYPSGVTGFEIAQSISPRLAENVMSVTVNDDLWDLTRKITNDATIKLHKWEDEEGKHAFWHSSAHLLAEALQQLYPGVKFGIGPAIENGFYYDVELPEEKMITDADFAKIESKMMELASQKNQYIRNEVPKQEAFKYFESIGENYKTELISELEDGTISFYKQGTFTDLCRGPHLPSTEPIKAVKVTSVAGAYWRGDEKRKQLTRVYGITFPKKKMLDEYLVMLEEAKKRDHRKIGKELELFTFSQAVGQGLPLWLPKGAALRERLENFLKKIQKKYEYQMVMTPHIGGKQLYVTSGHYAKYGEDSFKPIKTPAEGEEFLLKPMNCPHHCEIYKSSPKSYKDLPIRLAEFGTVYRYEQSGELHGLTRVRGFTQDDAHIFCRPDQLKEEFIKVIDIVFYIFKTLNFNDFVAQVSLRDKNNHEKYIGSEENWEKAESAIIEAANEKGLNYVVEYGEAAFYGPKLDFMVRDAIGRKWQLGTIQVDYNLPERFELEYIGHDDKRHRPVMIHRAPFGSMERFIAVLIEHTGGKFPLWLTPDQVVVMPISEKFNGYAKNVLDFLNNSDIRTVIDDRNEKIGRKIRDNELKRVPFLIIVGEKEMETNTVSVRRQGEGDKGVMTLEEFTKHVKNEVNNELLN; encoded by the coding sequence ATGATTAAAATCACCCTTCCCGATAATAGCGTCCGCGAGTATCCCTCCGGAGTTACAGGTTTTGAAATAGCACAAAGCATAAGCCCACGCCTTGCTGAAAATGTAATGTCGGTAACTGTAAATGACGACTTGTGGGATTTGACCCGTAAAATCACCAATGACGCTACGATCAAATTACATAAATGGGAAGACGAAGAGGGTAAGCATGCTTTCTGGCACTCATCAGCTCACTTATTAGCCGAAGCTTTGCAACAATTATATCCCGGAGTAAAGTTCGGTATCGGTCCAGCTATTGAAAATGGATTTTATTATGACGTTGAACTCCCTGAGGAAAAAATGATTACAGATGCTGATTTTGCAAAGATTGAAAGCAAAATGATGGAGTTAGCATCACAAAAAAACCAATACATCAGAAACGAAGTTCCCAAACAAGAAGCCTTTAAGTATTTTGAAAGTATTGGAGAAAATTATAAAACTGAACTGATATCTGAACTAGAAGACGGTACCATATCATTCTATAAACAAGGAACATTTACAGATCTTTGTAGAGGTCCACACTTGCCTTCAACAGAACCAATTAAAGCGGTTAAAGTTACTTCGGTTGCAGGAGCATACTGGCGTGGTGATGAAAAACGAAAACAGTTAACACGCGTTTACGGCATTACTTTTCCGAAAAAGAAAATGCTTGACGAATACCTAGTTATGCTTGAAGAGGCGAAAAAACGCGACCATAGAAAAATAGGAAAAGAGCTTGAACTATTTACTTTTTCACAAGCTGTTGGTCAAGGATTGCCTTTGTGGTTGCCAAAAGGAGCTGCTCTACGCGAAAGATTGGAAAACTTCTTAAAAAAGATACAGAAAAAATATGAGTATCAAATGGTTATGACACCACATATTGGTGGAAAACAACTGTACGTAACCAGCGGGCACTACGCAAAATACGGCGAAGACTCATTTAAACCAATCAAAACTCCAGCCGAAGGTGAGGAATTTTTATTAAAACCAATGAACTGCCCCCACCACTGCGAGATTTACAAGTCGAGTCCAAAATCGTATAAAGATTTACCAATACGTTTAGCCGAGTTCGGTACGGTATATCGTTATGAACAGAGCGGAGAGTTACACGGATTAACACGTGTACGCGGCTTTACACAAGATGACGCACACATCTTTTGTCGCCCAGACCAACTGAAAGAGGAGTTTATTAAAGTAATTGATATTGTATTTTATATTTTTAAAACTCTCAACTTCAATGATTTCGTAGCACAAGTTTCATTACGCGACAAAAATAATCACGAAAAATACATCGGATCCGAAGAAAATTGGGAAAAAGCAGAAAGCGCGATTATAGAAGCTGCGAACGAAAAAGGCTTAAACTACGTTGTTGAGTACGGCGAGGCTGCATTCTACGGTCCAAAATTGGATTTCATGGTACGCGATGCTATTGGTAGAAAATGGCAATTAGGAACAATACAAGTAGACTACAACCTACCCGAACGTTTTGAATTAGAATATATTGGACACGACGACAAACGACACCGCCCCGTAATGATCCACCGCGCCCCTTTTGGGTCAATGGAACGCTTTATTGCTGTTTTAATTGAACACACAGGCGGAAAGTTCCCATTGTGGCTAACTCCAGACCAAGTAGTTGTGATGCCTATTAGTGAAAAATTCAATGGATATGCAAAAAATGTTTTGGATTTCCTAAATAATTCCGATATTCGCACCGTTATTGACGACCGTAACGAAAAAATTGGTCGCAAAATACGTGATAATGAACTAAAAAGAGTTCCATTTCTGATTATCGTAGGAGAAAAAGAGATGGAAACGAATACTGTTTCTGTTCGCCGACAAGGAGAAGGTGACAAAGGAGTAATGACACTTGAAGAGTTTACTAAACACGTAAAAAATGAAGTAAATAACGAATTGTTAAATTAA
- a CDS encoding RNA methyltransferase has product METSNLVEYLKDFVVDERVQTFLKVLNNRTRYISVLLEDVYQPHNASAVLRSCDCFGIQDIHVVEKRTEFSPDKEITMGSDKWLSISRYGGDSPLKDSLKVLRSRGYRIVATTPHIDDCQIFEFDIKKGPFVLMFGSELNGLSKSALDSADEFVKIPMYGFTESLNISVSAAIILQYFSMQIRNLDIDWRLSDAEKNEVMLSWLMRSIKDSKRIVERYSKTNKPT; this is encoded by the coding sequence GTGGAAACAAGTAATTTGGTTGAGTATTTAAAAGATTTTGTGGTTGATGAGAGAGTTCAAACGTTTCTAAAGGTGTTAAATAATCGCACACGATATATTTCTGTTTTATTAGAGGACGTTTACCAACCGCACAACGCAAGTGCAGTATTGCGAAGTTGTGACTGTTTTGGAATTCAAGATATTCATGTCGTAGAAAAGCGTACAGAGTTTAGTCCCGACAAAGAGATCACGATGGGTTCGGATAAGTGGTTAAGTATAAGTAGATACGGTGGAGACTCCCCACTTAAAGATAGTTTAAAAGTATTAAGAAGTAGAGGCTATAGGATTGTTGCCACAACTCCGCATATAGATGATTGCCAGATATTTGAGTTTGACATAAAAAAAGGACCTTTTGTATTGATGTTCGGCTCAGAGCTAAATGGGTTGAGTAAGAGTGCTTTAGATAGTGCAGACGAGTTTGTTAAAATTCCGATGTATGGTTTTACTGAGAGTTTAAATATATCTGTTTCAGCTGCCATAATATTGCAATATTTTTCAATGCAAATCAGAAATTTAGATATTGATTGGAGACTTAGTGATGCTGAGAAAAATGAAGTTATGTTATCTTGGTTAATGAGAAGCATTAAAGATAGTAAAAGAATAGTTGAAAGATATTCTAAAACAAATAAGCCGACCTAA
- a CDS encoding translation initiation factor IF-3, with the protein MEERSINQRPTQRTPRGKAAQEPAHRINEKIITPKVRLTGDNIENQGIYSIKEALRMSEEMNLDLVEIAPNADPPVCRIIDYQKFLYDQKKRLKEQKAKASKVVVKEIRFGPNTDEHDFEFKKNHAIKFLQEGAKIKAFVFFKGRTILFKEKGEILLLKLATELEEWGKVDQLPKLEGKRMTMFISPKKQKK; encoded by the coding sequence ATGGAGGAAAGATCTATTAATCAAAGACCTACACAAAGAACACCAAGGGGCAAGGCTGCACAAGAACCCGCCCATCGTATTAACGAAAAAATAATTACACCTAAGGTTCGCCTTACAGGAGATAATATCGAGAACCAAGGAATTTACAGCATTAAAGAAGCATTGCGTATGTCTGAGGAAATGAACCTTGATCTGGTTGAAATTGCACCAAATGCTGATCCTCCTGTATGTAGGATTATTGATTATCAAAAATTTCTATACGACCAAAAAAAACGACTTAAAGAGCAAAAGGCAAAAGCATCAAAAGTTGTAGTAAAAGAGATTAGATTTGGCCCCAACACTGATGAGCACGATTTTGAATTCAAAAAAAATCACGCTATTAAGTTCCTGCAAGAAGGAGCAAAAATTAAAGCATTCGTCTTTTTTAAAGGAAGGACAATTTTATTTAAAGAAAAAGGCGAAATATTATTGCTAAAACTTGCGACAGAACTCGAAGAGTGGGGAAAAGTAGATCAACTTCCAAAACTTGAAGGAAAAAGAATGACAATGTTTATATCTCCAAAAAAACAAAAAAAGTAA
- the rplT gene encoding 50S ribosomal protein L20 has product MAKASNIVAGRARRKKILKQTRGYFGARGNVWTVAKNTYEKGLQYQYRDRRTKKRNFRALWIQRINAGARLHGMTYSELMGALHKKDIQINRKVLADLAMNHPEAFEMIVKSVKA; this is encoded by the coding sequence ATGGCTAAAGCATCAAACATAGTAGCAGGAAGAGCCCGAAGAAAAAAAATCCTTAAACAAACACGAGGATATTTCGGAGCAAGAGGTAACGTGTGGACCGTAGCTAAAAACACATACGAAAAAGGATTGCAATATCAATATCGCGATCGCAGAACAAAAAAACGTAATTTTAGAGCCCTCTGGATTCAAAGAATTAACGCAGGTGCACGTCTTCATGGAATGACCTACTCTGAACTAATGGGAGCATTACACAAAAAAGACATACAAATCAACCGTAAGGTTTTAGCCGACTTGGCAATGAACCATCCAGAAGCTTTTGAAATGATTGTGAAATCAGTTAAAGCTTAA
- the recF gene encoding DNA replication and repair protein RecF (All proteins in this family for which functions are known are DNA-binding proteins that assist the filamentation of RecA onto DNA for the initiation of recombination or recombinational repair.), which yields MYISNLKINNYKNIENADLFFSENINCFVGLNGAGKTNLLSSIYYLSACKDYFNIPDSSNILKDFDYFIIDGYFTKNNSQERVYCGVERDRGKTISLNGKNYRRYSDHIGYLPLVMITPSDTMVIHAGSDERRKMLNYMISQFDRTYLTYVIQYNKVLENRNKALKQMRENNRIDELTLEMYDVKLVKYGNEIFSVRKNFMDNFKDLFQQYYTIISNNDEKVGLIYSSQLNDSDFQDQLTKSRNTDLVAGHTTVGIHRDDLEMTIDGRSLRRSASQGQQKTFIISIKLAYYEYSAKTTGIKPLLLLDDIFDKLDAKRISKIIKMVSADHFGQIFITDTNKARIDVFLEDILSPYKIFSVSYGQVQLQYEKTESN from the coding sequence ATGTACATAAGTAATTTAAAAATTAACAATTATAAAAATATTGAAAACGCCGATTTATTTTTCTCAGAAAACATTAATTGTTTCGTTGGGCTCAACGGTGCAGGCAAAACTAACTTATTGAGTTCTATTTATTATTTATCAGCTTGCAAAGACTATTTTAATATACCCGACAGCTCAAATATCCTTAAAGACTTCGATTACTTCATAATAGACGGCTATTTCACAAAAAACAACAGCCAAGAAAGAGTTTACTGCGGTGTTGAACGCGATAGAGGAAAAACTATTAGCCTAAACGGTAAAAACTACCGTCGCTATTCTGATCATATAGGATATCTTCCACTTGTTATGATAACTCCATCAGACACAATGGTCATACATGCAGGAAGCGATGAGCGCAGAAAAATGTTAAACTATATGATTTCGCAATTTGACCGCACTTATTTAACTTATGTTATTCAATACAACAAGGTTCTTGAAAATAGAAATAAAGCCCTAAAACAAATGCGCGAAAACAATAGAATTGACGAACTAACCTTGGAAATGTACGATGTGAAATTAGTAAAATACGGAAATGAGATATTCTCTGTAAGAAAGAACTTTATGGATAATTTCAAGGACTTGTTTCAACAATACTACACGATAATTAGCAACAATGACGAAAAAGTTGGTTTGATATATAGCAGCCAACTTAATGATTCAGATTTTCAAGACCAATTAACAAAAAGCCGAAACACGGACTTGGTTGCTGGTCACACTACTGTTGGTATCCACAGAGACGACTTGGAAATGACCATTGACGGGCGAAGCCTTAGAAGATCGGCATCTCAGGGACAGCAAAAAACTTTTATTATTTCAATCAAGTTAGCATATTATGAATACTCTGCCAAAACAACAGGAATAAAGCCCCTTCTGCTTCTTGACGATATTTTTGATAAATTAGATGCTAAACGTATTTCTAAAATAATCAAAATGGTATCTGCCGATCATTTCGGACAAATTTTTATAACAGACACAAACAAAGCAAGAATTGATGTTTTTTTAGAAGATATTTTATCTCCTTATAAAATATTTTCAGTATCTTATGGGCAAGTACAATTACAATATGAGAAAACAGAAAGTAACTAA
- a CDS encoding M3 family metallopeptidase, with protein sequence MNIKNLLAMLALTVAFGCTQKVDKNPFLSEYNTPYQVPPFNEIKNEHYIPAYEAGIQEHKLEIEQIITNTEEPTFANTIEALEFAGKTLQKVRAVLSNLRSSATNDELQEIARVTSPMVSNHYDEIYMNPELFARVKSVYENKDSFGLNTEQLKLVENTYKQFVRGGANLNDEDKEKMKQINSELSLLSISFRENVNKDNDSFQLIIDNESDLEGLPQSVRDAAALLAKQNNNDGKWLFTLDNPSRLPFLQYSSKRELREKVYKAYVKRGDNDNEYDNKENIKKILSLRYQKAQLLGYKNHAEYVLEERMAKSPEPIFELCNELMNRGTIAAKNEAAEMQKQIKAEGNNFKLEPWDWWYYAEKIRKQKFDIDEDQLRTYFSLENALNGVFSVSNKLYDLNFKQRDDIPLYHADARVYEVTDNDNQTIGILYMDFHPRKGKNGGAWMSSFSKQYNNKKGERVPPVITVVCNFSKPTENTPALLSFDEVSTLFHEFGHALHGLLSRCQYYSLSGTATPRDFVELPSQIMENWAAEPEVMKTYAFHYETGEVIPDELIEKLEASAKFNQGFVVSEFQAAALLDMYWHTLETEEIPDIYEFEAQIRSKTGLISEIEYRYRSTYFNHIFAGGYSAGYYSYTWAEILDADAFQAFKETSLFDKETANKFRTNILERGGTEDAMDMYVKFRGRKPTTDALMQRKGI encoded by the coding sequence ATGAATATCAAAAATCTTTTAGCAATGCTAGCACTTACAGTAGCATTTGGGTGTACACAGAAGGTAGATAAAAACCCATTTTTATCGGAGTATAACACTCCATATCAAGTTCCTCCGTTCAATGAAATTAAAAACGAACACTACATACCTGCATATGAAGCCGGTATTCAAGAACACAAACTTGAAATTGAACAAATTATTACGAATACTGAAGAACCTACTTTTGCAAATACAATTGAAGCATTGGAATTTGCTGGTAAGACTTTACAAAAAGTACGAGCTGTTTTGAGTAATCTAAGAAGTAGTGCAACAAACGACGAACTGCAAGAGATTGCACGAGTAACATCACCAATGGTCTCTAATCATTACGATGAAATATACATGAACCCGGAGCTGTTTGCCCGTGTAAAGAGTGTATATGAAAACAAAGATTCTTTTGGACTAAATACCGAACAGTTAAAATTAGTTGAAAATACATATAAACAATTTGTTCGCGGTGGTGCCAATCTAAATGATGAAGATAAAGAAAAAATGAAACAAATTAATAGTGAATTATCTCTGTTATCAATCAGTTTCCGTGAGAATGTGAACAAGGATAACGACAGTTTCCAACTCATTATTGATAATGAAAGTGATTTAGAAGGATTACCACAAAGTGTACGCGATGCAGCTGCTCTGCTTGCAAAACAAAACAACAACGATGGCAAATGGCTATTTACATTAGATAACCCAAGCCGACTTCCATTTTTGCAATACAGCAGCAAACGCGAACTGCGAGAAAAAGTTTATAAAGCTTATGTAAAACGTGGTGACAATGATAATGAATACGATAACAAAGAAAATATTAAAAAAATACTATCCCTACGTTATCAAAAAGCTCAGCTATTAGGTTATAAAAATCATGCAGAGTACGTTTTGGAAGAACGTATGGCAAAATCTCCAGAACCTATTTTTGAACTTTGTAATGAGTTAATGAATCGCGGAACTATTGCAGCTAAGAATGAAGCTGCAGAAATGCAAAAACAGATTAAAGCCGAAGGAAACAACTTTAAGTTAGAGCCATGGGATTGGTGGTATTATGCTGAAAAAATTCGTAAACAAAAATTTGACATTGACGAAGATCAACTTCGCACATATTTCTCTCTTGAAAATGCTCTGAATGGAGTTTTTAGTGTATCTAACAAACTTTATGACCTTAACTTTAAACAAAGAGATGATATTCCACTATATCACGCTGATGCTCGTGTTTACGAAGTCACAGACAACGACAACCAAACAATAGGTATATTATATATGGACTTCCACCCACGCAAAGGGAAAAACGGCGGTGCTTGGATGAGTAGTTTTAGCAAACAATATAACAACAAAAAAGGTGAACGAGTTCCACCAGTAATTACAGTAGTTTGTAATTTCTCAAAACCAACAGAAAACACCCCTGCCCTACTCTCATTTGATGAAGTGAGTACACTATTCCACGAGTTTGGACACGCATTGCACGGATTATTAAGCCGTTGTCAATACTATTCGCTTTCAGGAACAGCAACACCACGAGATTTTGTGGAATTACCGTCACAAATTATGGAGAACTGGGCAGCTGAACCAGAAGTAATGAAAACCTATGCTTTCCATTACGAAACAGGCGAAGTTATACCTGATGAACTTATTGAAAAATTGGAAGCATCAGCCAAATTTAATCAAGGATTTGTAGTATCTGAATTCCAAGCTGCAGCCCTTTTAGATATGTACTGGCACACACTTGAAACAGAAGAGATTCCTGATATTTACGAATTTGAAGCTCAAATAAGAAGCAAAACAGGTTTAATATCAGAAATTGAATACAGATACAGAAGCACATATTTCAACCATATTTTCGCAGGAGGATATTCAGCTGGATATTACAGCTACACGTGGGCTGAAATACTTGATGCAGACGCATTTCAAGCATTCAAAGAGACTTCACTATTCGACAAAGAGACTGCTAACAAATTCAGAACAAATATCTTAGAACGTGGAGGTACCGAAGATGCCATGGATATGTACGTTAAATTTAGAGGAAGGAAACCCACTACTGACGCACTTATGCAAAGAAAAGGCATATAA
- a CDS encoding acyltransferase, with translation MTLSFKQRFGKFLAKLSGWKLIGNTPEKQNFIMAVLPHTSYWDFLVGKMFNLYLGFPIHFLIKKEAFFPPLGLILKAAGGIPIDRKNPGTTMVQIIDRFQNSKQFVLVIAPEGTRKKVAKWKPGFWYFATKANVPIVPIGLNYKTKTCYIDKAIYMTGNQKDDFAKLKSIFSSLDLHAKHPERSIY, from the coding sequence ATGACATTATCTTTCAAACAACGATTTGGAAAATTTCTTGCTAAACTATCCGGTTGGAAACTGATAGGGAATACCCCTGAAAAACAAAATTTCATTATGGCAGTACTCCCCCACACCAGCTATTGGGATTTTTTAGTGGGGAAAATGTTCAATTTATATTTAGGCTTTCCAATACACTTCCTAATAAAAAAAGAAGCTTTTTTCCCCCCACTAGGACTCATATTAAAAGCTGCCGGTGGTATCCCGATAGATAGAAAAAATCCAGGTACAACAATGGTGCAGATAATTGACCGCTTCCAAAATAGCAAGCAATTTGTTTTAGTAATTGCTCCGGAAGGAACTAGAAAAAAAGTAGCTAAATGGAAACCGGGATTTTGGTATTTTGCAACAAAAGCAAATGTGCCTATTGTGCCAATTGGACTGAACTACAAAACCAAAACATGTTACATAGATAAAGCAATATACATGACAGGCAATCAAAAAGATGACTTCGCTAAATTAAAAAGCATTTTCAGCTCACTAGATCTTCACGCAAAACACCCCGAAAGATCTATATATTAG